A genomic window from Algoriphagus sp. Y33 includes:
- a CDS encoding sugar phosphate isomerase/epimerase, whose amino-acid sequence MNKPRRKFLQMGAMLGAGAVLFPFEFASAKNGFLNPAKAKLSKFGLQLYSVKEEMAKDAMGTMRQLATYGYRQFEGFDGGKGILWGMQPSECKSLMNDIGVDFISSHANVFKDLDVQAEQAAEVGMEYLICPYIGAQKTVEDWKKIADRFNDAGETLKSHGVKFAYHNHDYTFKMLEGQLPQDVLMENTDPELVDFELDMYWAYVAGYDPLEYVAKFPGRFKLCHVKDAEADGGNAHDRGVLLGTGEIPYAEIIKKSKKYGMEYFVVEQERFVDTTPLEAAANNAAYLSKLKV is encoded by the coding sequence ATGAATAAACCTAGAAGAAAATTCCTCCAGATGGGGGCGATGCTTGGTGCGGGAGCGGTGCTTTTTCCTTTTGAATTTGCCTCAGCCAAGAATGGTTTCTTGAATCCTGCAAAAGCGAAACTTTCAAAATTTGGCCTTCAGCTTTACTCAGTGAAAGAAGAGATGGCGAAGGATGCTATGGGAACCATGCGCCAACTGGCTACGTATGGTTACAGGCAATTTGAAGGATTTGATGGAGGGAAGGGAATCCTTTGGGGAATGCAGCCATCCGAATGCAAAAGTTTGATGAATGACATCGGAGTTGATTTTATCTCCTCCCATGCCAATGTGTTTAAGGATCTGGATGTACAGGCTGAGCAAGCTGCGGAAGTGGGGATGGAGTACCTGATTTGCCCATATATCGGAGCACAAAAAACTGTGGAAGATTGGAAAAAAATAGCAGATAGATTCAATGATGCCGGTGAAACCCTAAAGTCTCATGGGGTGAAGTTTGCTTACCATAACCACGATTATACCTTCAAAATGCTTGAGGGACAGTTACCGCAGGATGTGTTGATGGAAAATACGGATCCAGAATTGGTGGATTTTGAATTGGATATGTATTGGGCATACGTAGCCGGTTATGACCCGTTGGAATATGTGGCCAAATTCCCGGGAAGATTCAAGCTTTGCCATGTAAAGGATGCTGAAGCTGACGGCGGAAATGCACACGACCGAGGAGTTTTACTCGGTACAGGAGAGATTCCTTATGCTGAGATCATCAAGAAATCCAAGAAATATGGAATGGAGTACTTCGTAGTCGAGCAAGAAAGGTTTGTGGATACTACACCTTTGGAGGCAGCGGCCAACAATGCAGCTTATTTAAGCAAGCTGAAAGTGTGA
- a CDS encoding nucleoside permease, with protein sequence MNINTKLRLSIMMFLEFFIWSSWFVTMGTFLRSNLLANDQDISFAFSTQSFGAIIAPFVVGLIADRYFHAQRILGVIHILGAGLMYMLYNSADFSGFFPLLLIYMILYMPTLALVNSISFNQMDDPAKEFSGIRVWGTIGWITAGFLISFLSWDSQEGLREGLLRNTWLMAASSSLALGLFSFTLPGTPPQARNTGDFRLSEVLGLDALRLLKHKNYAVFFISSILICIPLAFYYQNTSPFLTEIGLENSTGKMAMGQVSEVVFMLALPIFFYRFGIKKTLMVAMIAWAVRYAFFAFGDADKGVWMLLIGIGLHGICYDFFFVSGQIYTDSHAGAKYKSSAQGLITLATYGVGMLIGFWAAGLISEYYTNEAGTHLWKSIWLIPAGISVLVLLLFTALFKKEQINSHQ encoded by the coding sequence ATGAATATCAATACCAAGCTTCGATTGTCCATTATGATGTTTTTGGAGTTTTTTATCTGGAGCTCTTGGTTTGTGACTATGGGGACTTTTTTGAGATCAAATCTTCTCGCGAATGATCAGGATATTTCTTTTGCATTTTCCACTCAGTCATTCGGTGCCATTATAGCTCCATTTGTGGTGGGTTTGATTGCAGATCGCTACTTTCATGCTCAGAGAATACTGGGAGTCATACACATCCTTGGAGCTGGGTTGATGTATATGCTTTACAATTCCGCTGATTTTTCAGGATTCTTTCCGCTACTCCTGATATATATGATATTGTACATGCCCACTCTTGCATTGGTAAATTCAATTTCGTTTAATCAGATGGATGATCCTGCAAAAGAATTCTCCGGAATCCGTGTATGGGGGACGATTGGGTGGATCACGGCCGGTTTTTTGATCAGTTTTTTGTCATGGGATAGTCAAGAAGGATTAAGAGAAGGCTTATTGAGAAATACATGGCTGATGGCGGCTTCCAGCTCTTTGGCTTTGGGATTGTTTAGCTTTACGCTTCCTGGTACTCCTCCCCAAGCAAGAAATACCGGGGATTTTAGACTTTCCGAAGTGCTTGGTTTGGATGCATTACGATTATTAAAGCATAAGAATTATGCGGTTTTCTTTATTTCTTCGATTTTGATCTGCATTCCTCTTGCGTTTTATTACCAAAATACCAGCCCTTTTCTCACGGAGATAGGCTTGGAAAACTCTACAGGGAAAATGGCAATGGGACAGGTGTCCGAGGTGGTGTTTATGCTTGCTTTGCCTATTTTCTTTTACAGATTTGGGATCAAAAAAACCTTGATGGTAGCGATGATAGCATGGGCAGTCCGCTATGCTTTCTTTGCTTTTGGGGATGCGGATAAAGGTGTTTGGATGTTATTGATAGGCATTGGGTTACACGGGATTTGTTATGATTTTTTCTTTGTCAGTGGACAGATCTATACCGATTCGCATGCCGGAGCCAAATACAAGTCTTCGGCACAGGGATTAATTACTTTGGCTACCTATGGTGTAGGAATGCTGATAGGCTTTTGGGCGGCTGGATTAATCTCAGAATATTACACAAATGAAGCGGGAACACATCTTTGGAAATCAATTTGGTTAATTCCTGCTGGTATTTCTGTTTTGGTTTTGCTACTTTTCACAGCTCTATTCAAGAAAGAACAAATAAATTCACATCAATAA
- a CDS encoding GMC oxidoreductase, whose amino-acid sequence MANESYDAIVVGSGISGGWAAKELTEKGLKVLLLERGPNVEHVKDYKTATLPPWEVPHRGRDTQEMIAAHPNLRRDYVLDELNLDWWAHEDESPYVEEKPFTWFRGYQVGGRSLLWGRQSYRWSDLDFEGNVKEGVAVDWPIRYKDIAPWYSYVEKFAGVSGSKDGLDVLPDGEFMPPMPMNCVEKDAAAKIKEHYKGARHWTIGRPANITEPLPGRPGCQYRSKCSLGCPFGGYFSTQASTLPAAQATGNLTLRPWSIVRRLIYDKDTKKATGVEVVDGQTNETIEYDAKIVFLCASAFNSTAILMRTATDVWPGGLGSSSEELGHNVMDHHFRLGASGTMEGYDDKYYFGRRPTGLYIPRFQNVNGDKRDYLRGFGYQGGASRSGWTRDVAELNFGAPMKEALTQPGPWSMGITAFGEILPYHENTIKLSDTVKDKWGMEALVMDAEIKENELKMRKDMMADAAEMLEVAGFKNINQYDAGYTFGQGIHEMGTARMGRDPKTSVLNGNNQVWDAKNVFVTDGACMTSAAAVNPSLTYMALTARAAAFAVDELKKQNL is encoded by the coding sequence ATGGCAAATGAATCTTATGACGCAATCGTAGTTGGGTCAGGAATAAGCGGCGGTTGGGCTGCAAAAGAATTGACGGAAAAGGGACTGAAAGTATTGCTTCTAGAAAGAGGTCCGAATGTAGAGCACGTTAAAGATTATAAAACTGCGACACTTCCGCCTTGGGAGGTTCCACATAGGGGCAGGGATACGCAGGAGATGATAGCCGCACATCCAAACCTCAGAAGAGATTATGTTCTCGATGAACTAAATCTGGACTGGTGGGCCCATGAAGATGAGTCTCCATATGTAGAGGAAAAGCCATTTACCTGGTTTCGGGGTTATCAAGTAGGCGGACGTTCTCTTCTTTGGGGCAGACAATCCTACAGATGGTCTGATTTGGATTTCGAAGGAAATGTGAAAGAAGGAGTGGCTGTGGATTGGCCGATACGCTACAAGGATATTGCGCCTTGGTATTCTTATGTGGAGAAATTTGCAGGGGTGTCAGGATCCAAAGACGGGTTGGATGTGCTTCCTGATGGGGAATTTATGCCGCCTATGCCGATGAACTGTGTGGAGAAAGACGCTGCTGCCAAGATAAAAGAACACTATAAGGGAGCTAGACACTGGACTATTGGCCGTCCTGCGAATATTACCGAGCCATTACCGGGTAGACCCGGCTGTCAATACAGGAGTAAATGTTCTCTGGGATGTCCTTTTGGCGGATACTTTAGCACGCAAGCTTCCACTTTGCCTGCGGCACAAGCCACGGGTAATCTGACATTGAGACCTTGGTCAATCGTGAGAAGATTGATTTACGACAAGGATACCAAGAAGGCTACCGGTGTAGAAGTAGTGGATGGACAGACCAATGAAACAATAGAGTATGATGCTAAAATCGTGTTCCTTTGTGCTTCTGCCTTCAATTCTACAGCTATCCTTATGCGTACAGCTACAGATGTTTGGCCAGGAGGGCTGGGAAGTAGCTCAGAAGAACTTGGACATAACGTCATGGATCACCACTTCCGCTTAGGAGCAAGTGGTACTATGGAGGGATACGACGACAAATATTACTTTGGGCGAAGACCCACAGGACTCTATATCCCAAGGTTCCAAAACGTCAATGGTGATAAGAGAGATTACCTTCGCGGATTCGGATATCAGGGCGGTGCCAGCCGTAGTGGATGGACCCGTGACGTAGCCGAATTGAATTTTGGTGCGCCGATGAAGGAAGCACTTACACAACCTGGACCGTGGTCTATGGGGATTACAGCTTTTGGTGAAATACTTCCTTACCATGAGAACACGATCAAGCTAAGCGATACAGTGAAGGATAAGTGGGGAATGGAAGCATTGGTGATGGACGCTGAGATCAAAGAGAATGAACTCAAAATGCGTAAGGATATGATGGCTGATGCGGCAGAGATGCTGGAAGTGGCAGGGTTCAAAAATATCAATCAATACGATGCCGGATATACCTTCGGACAGGGGATCCACGAAATGGGGACTGCAAGAATGGGACGTGATCCGAAAACTTCTGTTTTGAACGGGAATAATCAGGTGTGGGATGCGAAAAACGTGTTTGTGACTGATGGTGCCTGTATGACCTCGGCAGCGGCGGTAAACCCTTCACTCACCTACATGGCTTTGACTGCAAGAGCGGCAGCTTTCGCGGTGGATGAATTAAAAAAGCAAAATCTCTAA
- a CDS encoding gluconate 2-dehydrogenase subunit 3 family protein has translation MTMNRRDALKSVMVMMGGTMIGATAVMTGCTPENQIEGLDFDPDDIAFLDELGDTIIPETDTPGAKAVGIGSFMVMMVKDTYDGDSQKTFVDGLNKLRKDFKSAKGKDFLGAPAEERLAYLNGMFDEFKSSGKDRSPQVINMLRDLTVLGYFTSEIGATQALNFVETPGRFDPCIPYNKGDKAYAI, from the coding sequence ATGACTATGAATAGAAGAGACGCTTTGAAAAGCGTCATGGTAATGATGGGAGGGACGATGATCGGTGCTACGGCGGTCATGACAGGCTGTACCCCGGAAAACCAAATTGAAGGATTGGACTTTGATCCGGATGATATCGCTTTCTTGGATGAGTTGGGAGATACTATTATCCCTGAAACCGACACACCCGGCGCTAAAGCAGTGGGTATTGGGTCATTTATGGTGATGATGGTCAAAGACACGTATGATGGAGATAGCCAAAAAACGTTTGTTGATGGGCTGAATAAACTGAGAAAAGACTTCAAGTCGGCTAAAGGAAAGGATTTTCTAGGAGCACCCGCAGAAGAAAGACTGGCTTATTTGAATGGGATGTTCGATGAGTTCAAATCGAGCGGAAAGGATAGAAGTCCGCAGGTGATAAATATGCTTCGTGACTTGACTGTGCTCGGCTATTTTACTTCTGAAATAGGAGCGACTCAGGCATTGAACTTTGTGGAGACTCCGGGGAGATTCGATCCATGTATTCCTTACAATAAAGGAGATAAGGCTTACGCTATTTAA
- a CDS encoding MCP four helix bundle domain-containing protein — protein sequence MRNAPFRKRKITALIVIGLLMLLIYGKNLTERQAFKNISSTFKEVYNDRLVVEGYIFRISENLFRIQKLVDHCDISYDYSKVVDEIAEKEQNIMAIVRDFEKTNLTEKEGQYLTDFRSIIENDLQIKNYGLLYSDSSGVNMNQVKLYDQKISKAQLDLDNLSKIQLEEGEKLINKANIIINRSQIWSQFEVALLIILALAMYFLLFRNKFKSH from the coding sequence ATGCGAAACGCTCCCTTTAGAAAAAGAAAAATCACAGCCCTGATAGTCATCGGTTTATTGATGCTTTTGATTTACGGAAAAAATCTAACTGAGCGCCAAGCCTTCAAAAACATAAGCAGTACCTTCAAAGAAGTGTACAATGACCGTCTGGTGGTGGAGGGATATATATTCAGGATTTCGGAAAATTTATTCAGAATCCAAAAACTTGTTGATCATTGTGACATCAGCTACGACTATTCGAAAGTAGTGGATGAAATAGCAGAAAAGGAGCAGAATATCATGGCAATAGTAAGGGATTTTGAGAAGACAAATCTCACTGAAAAGGAAGGGCAGTACTTGACTGATTTTAGAAGCATCATCGAAAATGACCTACAGATAAAAAACTACGGCCTACTATACTCTGATTCATCCGGTGTCAACATGAATCAGGTAAAACTATATGATCAAAAAATCAGCAAAGCCCAGTTAGATCTTGATAATTTAAGTAAAATCCAACTCGAAGAAGGAGAAAAATTGATCAACAAAGCCAACATCATTATCAATCGATCCCAAATTTGGTCTCAATTTGAAGTAGCTTTGTTGATCATTTTAGCACTTGCAATGTATTTCTTATTGTTTAGGAATAAATTCAAGTCTCATTAA
- a CDS encoding hydroxypyruvate isomerase family protein has translation MTKPIDTGRRESFKKVLLAGAAFGTLSSFEMKEEKPYELKGNINHGVCHWCFRDYSLEDFCVEAKKIGIKGIDLIGPNNWHILKKHGLDSSMCNGAEISLTEGFGEVKYHEQLIKNYTEVIPKVAEAGYQNLICFSGNRRGMDDETGLKNCQIGLEKLIPLAEKHGVILQMELLNSRVNHHDYLCSKSAFGVELCKRLGSDNFKLLYDIYHMQIDEGDIIRSIQDNHQYFGHYHTAGNPGRNELDDTQEIYYPAVMKAIVATGFKGYVSHEFLPKSEDKMAALAQGVQICDV, from the coding sequence ATGACCAAACCTATTGACACTGGGAGAAGAGAATCTTTTAAAAAAGTTTTGCTTGCTGGTGCTGCTTTTGGCACTCTTTCGTCTTTCGAAATGAAAGAAGAAAAACCCTACGAATTGAAAGGAAATATCAACCATGGCGTATGTCACTGGTGTTTTCGTGATTATAGCCTGGAAGATTTCTGTGTAGAAGCCAAGAAAATCGGGATCAAAGGCATAGACTTAATAGGCCCAAATAACTGGCATATTTTGAAAAAGCATGGGCTCGATTCGTCTATGTGCAATGGTGCCGAAATTAGCCTTACCGAAGGTTTTGGTGAGGTTAAATACCACGAGCAATTGATAAAAAACTATACTGAAGTAATTCCGAAAGTAGCTGAGGCAGGTTACCAAAACCTAATTTGTTTCTCAGGGAATAGGAGAGGAATGGACGATGAGACAGGCTTGAAAAACTGTCAGATAGGCTTGGAGAAACTTATTCCTTTGGCTGAGAAGCACGGTGTTATTCTGCAAATGGAGCTTCTTAACAGTCGGGTAAATCATCATGATTACTTATGTAGCAAATCTGCTTTTGGCGTTGAGTTATGTAAGAGGTTGGGAAGCGACAACTTCAAATTGCTTTATGATATTTATCATATGCAGATAGATGAAGGAGATATTATCAGAAGCATTCAGGACAATCACCAGTATTTTGGACATTACCACACAGCGGGCAATCCAGGCAGAAACGAACTGGACGATACGCAGGAAATTTATTACCCTGCGGTAATGAAAGCCATCGTGGCTACAGGCTTTAAAGGCTATGTATCACACGAATTTCTACCAAAATCTGAGGACAAAATGGCGGCATTGGCACAGGGAGTTCAGATTTGTGATGTGTAA